The proteins below are encoded in one region of Belonocnema kinseyi isolate 2016_QV_RU_SX_M_011 chromosome 5, B_treatae_v1, whole genome shotgun sequence:
- the LOC117172668 gene encoding isopentenyl-diphosphate Delta-isomerase 1: MALRTILNTGKRIYSGMREECLAVRNVHTNIKIAPLQKSALEERCILVDEFDKPLGEATKKDCHWINKEGTVPLHRAFSVFLFNGNGDLLLQKRSSTKITFPGYYTNTCCSHPLAEVPGESDEKEAIGIRKAAQRRLNYELGIPVNEIEPNDLQYLTRIHYEAMGDTCWGEHEIDYILFAQKEVTLDPNPDEVSEIRWIPRSQIDEFIKSVDAPLTPWFKLILEHKLSFWWDNLSDLDKIRDHATIQRFL, from the exons ATGGCACTGCGAACGATATTGAATACAGGAAAGAGAATTTACTCTGGAATGAGAGAAGAGTGTCTTGCAGTGAGGAATGTGCATACTAATATAAAAATTGCTCCGCTGCAAAAATCAGCGTTGGAAGAAAGGTGCATTCTCGTTGATGAGTTTGACAAGCCTCTCGGCGAGGCGACAAAGAAGGACTGCCATTGGATAAACAAAGAGGGTACTGTTCCTCTTCACAGAGCATTCAGTGTGTTTCTTTTCAATGGAAATGGGGATTTATTGTTGCAGAAAAGATCTTCTACGAAG ATCACATTTCCGGGATATTACACCAACACCTGCTGCAGCCATCCCCTGGCAGAAGTCCCCGGGGAATCCGATGAGAAAGAAGCGATTGGAATTCGGAAGGCAGCGCAGCGAAGATTAAATTACGAGCTGGGAATTCCAGTGAATGAAATCGAGCCGAACGATTTGCAATATTTGACCAGGATTCATTATGAGGCGATGGGAGACACCTGCTGGGGCGAGCACGAGATCGACTATATTCTTTTCGCGCAAAAGGAGGTCACCCTCGATCCCAATCCCGACGAGGTCAGCGAAATCCGTTGGATTCCTCGATCCCAAATCGACGAATTCATCAAATCAGTCGACGCTCCGCTCACACCCTGGTTCAAACTCATCCTCGAGCACAAGCTCTCCTTCTGGTGGGACAACTTGTCCGATCTCGACAAAATCCGCGATCACGCGACGATACAGCGCTTTTTGTAG